Proteins encoded in a region of the Flammeovirga yaeyamensis genome:
- a CDS encoding ABC-F family ATP-binding cassette domain-containing protein — protein MITVSNLGVQFGKRVLFQDVNLKFTEGNCYGIIGANGAGKSTFMKTLYGAQDPTRGSVSIGKGERLSVLKQDHHEFDESTVLDTVMMGHDELWAIKKEQEDLYAKEDFNEQDGIRISELTERFEDLDGWNAESDAANLLSGLHISEDLHYSTMANLSGKQKVRVLLAQALFGKPDNLLLDEPTNDLDQETISWLEDYLANFDRTVLVISHDRHFLDSICTQIVDIDFQKISLFSGNYSFWYQSSQLASRQQAQQNKKAEEKIKELKEFIARFSANAAKSKQTTSRKKMLEKLNVEEIQPSSRKYPGIIFTPERQAGNNILEVEGLTKSIDGETIFKNVEFNMQKDDKIVFISRDPRAMTALFEILNEKDTDFEGEFKWGVTITTAYLPLEHGEFFQNDLNLVDWLGQYSHDTSEAFIRGYLGKMLFSGEEIFKQSSVLSGGEKMRCMMSKMMLTDANCLILDTPTNHLDLESIQSLNNSLINFPGNILMSSHDHEVIQTVCNRVIELTPNGIIDRHMPYDEYISSEQIKELREKLYAK, from the coding sequence ATGATTACAGTTTCAAACTTAGGCGTACAATTTGGTAAGCGTGTGCTTTTCCAAGATGTCAATCTTAAATTTACTGAAGGTAACTGCTATGGTATCATCGGTGCTAATGGTGCAGGTAAATCTACATTCATGAAAACACTTTATGGTGCACAAGATCCTACTAGAGGTAGTGTATCCATTGGTAAAGGAGAAAGACTTTCTGTTTTAAAGCAAGATCACCACGAATTTGACGAATCTACAGTATTGGATACTGTAATGATGGGTCACGATGAACTATGGGCTATCAAAAAAGAGCAAGAAGATCTTTATGCTAAAGAGGACTTCAACGAGCAAGATGGTATCCGTATTTCTGAATTGACAGAGCGTTTTGAAGATCTAGACGGATGGAATGCTGAGTCGGATGCAGCCAACTTATTAAGTGGTCTTCACATTTCTGAAGATTTGCATTACTCTACAATGGCCAACTTAAGTGGTAAGCAAAAAGTACGTGTGTTATTGGCACAAGCTTTATTTGGTAAGCCAGATAACTTATTACTTGATGAGCCTACCAACGACTTGGACCAAGAGACGATCTCATGGTTAGAAGATTACTTGGCTAACTTCGATAGAACGGTATTGGTAATTTCTCACGACCGTCACTTCTTAGACTCAATTTGTACACAGATTGTAGATATCGATTTCCAAAAGATTTCTTTATTCTCTGGTAACTACTCATTCTGGTATCAATCAAGTCAGTTAGCTTCACGTCAGCAAGCGCAACAAAACAAGAAAGCTGAGGAGAAAATCAAAGAATTGAAAGAATTCATTGCTCGTTTCTCTGCTAACGCTGCAAAGTCGAAACAAACAACTTCTCGTAAGAAGATGTTGGAGAAATTGAATGTAGAAGAAATTCAGCCTTCATCAAGAAAGTACCCAGGTATTATCTTTACTCCAGAAAGACAAGCAGGTAACAATATCCTTGAGGTAGAAGGTTTAACTAAATCTATCGACGGGGAAACGATCTTTAAGAATGTTGAATTCAACATGCAAAAAGACGATAAAATCGTATTCATTTCAAGAGACCCAAGAGCCATGACTGCGCTTTTCGAAATCTTGAATGAAAAAGACACAGATTTTGAAGGTGAGTTCAAATGGGGTGTAACTATCACAACAGCTTATTTACCTTTGGAACATGGTGAGTTCTTCCAAAACGATCTAAACCTTGTAGATTGGTTAGGTCAATATTCTCATGATACTTCTGAAGCATTTATTAGAGGTTACTTGGGTAAAATGTTGTTCTCTGGTGAAGAGATCTTTAAGCAATCATCTGTACTATCAGGAGGTGAAAAAATGCGTTGTATGATGTCTAAAATGATGTTGACTGATGCGAACTGTTTGATCTTGGATACTCCAACCAACCACTTGGACTTGGAATCTATCCAATCATTAAACAACTCATTGATTAATTTCCCTGGTAACATCTTGATGTCATCTCATGACCACGAGGTAATCCAAACTGTATGTAACCGTGTGATCGAATTAACTCCTAACGGAATCATCGATCGTCATATGCCATACGATGAGTATATCTCAAGTGAACAAATCAAAGAATTGAGAGAAAAGTTATATGCTAAATAG
- a CDS encoding DUF3467 domain-containing protein: MDQEKKPENQINIELTDDVAEGTYANLAMIAHSNSEFVIDFIRMMPGLPKAKVKSRIILTPEHAKRLYMALQDNLKKYEAQFGPIGKTEEAPKFPMNFGMTNQEPQ; this comes from the coding sequence ATGGATCAAGAAAAGAAACCAGAAAATCAAATCAATATTGAACTTACTGATGATGTAGCTGAAGGTACTTATGCGAACTTAGCTATGATTGCTCACTCTAATTCTGAGTTTGTGATCGATTTTATTCGTATGATGCCCGGCTTACCTAAAGCAAAAGTAAAATCAAGAATTATCCTAACACCAGAACATGCTAAGAGACTGTATATGGCACTTCAGGATAACCTAAAAAAATATGAAGCTCAGTTTGGACCAATTGGTAAAACTGAAGAGGCTCCAAAATTTCCAATGAATTTTGGAATGACAAACCAAGAGCCACAATAA
- a CDS encoding tRNA-binding protein, producing MIGWDDFTKIDMRVGTIIHAEVFEEVRNPAYKLKIDFGEDIGVKKSSAQITKVYQPKELVGKQVVAVVNFPPKQIANFMSECLVMGAIGEDKEVNLITMDNPVANGQKIG from the coding sequence ATGATAGGTTGGGACGATTTTACTAAGATTGATATGAGAGTAGGGACTATTATTCACGCTGAAGTGTTTGAGGAGGTAAGGAACCCTGCTTATAAATTAAAAATTGATTTTGGTGAGGATATTGGAGTTAAAAAATCGTCTGCTCAAATCACTAAAGTATATCAACCCAAAGAACTTGTTGGAAAGCAGGTGGTCGCCGTGGTGAATTTCCCACCTAAACAAATTGCCAATTTTATGTCGGAATGTTTGGTGATGGGAGCTATAGGAGAAGACAAAGAAGTGAACTTAATTACTATGGACAATCCTGTGGCGAATGGTCAAAAAATTGGGTAA
- a CDS encoding tRNA pseudouridine synthase A produces MKNKRHNYLIEIQYCGYRFHGWMIQPGFKTVQGMINKTINFVLGGEVKFKTLGTSRTDTYVSANHSAFELFVWQELDESEFFDLFNKNLPQDIKGLSIRKVDDKFNIIQDSKTKEYQYLFTFGEKIHPFCSPYMISIQHDLDIELMKEGAKLYEGTHYFGRFCKQPKEGVSLERTIDYCEIKENTEIQATFFPKKSYIFYVHGKGFMRHQVRMMIGTLFMLGKGELSLDDIREALLPNDNRTQLGYVAPASALNLHKITFDKDFEEV; encoded by the coding sequence ATGAAAAATAAAAGACATAATTACCTTATCGAAATTCAATATTGTGGATATCGTTTTCACGGATGGATGATACAGCCAGGTTTTAAAACTGTTCAAGGAATGATTAATAAAACCATCAACTTTGTTTTAGGTGGTGAAGTGAAGTTTAAAACATTGGGGACATCTAGAACAGATACTTATGTTTCGGCCAATCATTCTGCTTTTGAATTATTTGTCTGGCAAGAATTAGATGAATCAGAATTTTTTGATTTGTTCAATAAGAATCTTCCACAAGATATTAAAGGACTCTCGATTCGAAAGGTAGACGATAAATTCAACATCATTCAGGATAGTAAAACAAAAGAATATCAATATTTATTTACTTTTGGTGAGAAGATACATCCTTTCTGTTCACCTTATATGATAAGCATCCAACATGATTTGGATATTGAATTAATGAAAGAGGGAGCAAAGTTATACGAAGGTACTCATTACTTTGGTCGCTTTTGTAAGCAACCCAAAGAAGGAGTGAGTCTTGAAAGGACAATAGATTATTGTGAGATTAAAGAGAACACAGAAATTCAAGCGACTTTCTTTCCTAAAAAATCATATATCTTTTATGTACATGGTAAAGGTTTTATGCGTCATCAAGTACGTATGATGATCGGTACTTTATTTATGCTTGGAAAAGGGGAATTATCACTTGATGATATTAGAGAAGCATTATTACCTAATGATAATCGAACACAATTAGGCTATGTAGCACCAGCTTCGGCACTAAACCTTCATAAAATCACTTTTGATAAAGATTTTGAAGAAGTATAA
- a CDS encoding GNAT family N-acetyltransferase — MIQIIDGNFEELWNIYSYSFPEDEQRSKEDILQLMHEGELHFKGIYEHDTLYGLIAYRQLDNFIYIEYYAMAKESRGLGLGTRFLNFFTQQFRHYCIVLEVEKPTSEVSQKRIKFYEKSGFKFNNNNFEQPPLTDDGNAVPMNLMSWPILIEDTGFEMVKDILYKKVYHLV; from the coding sequence ATGATACAAATAATTGATGGGAACTTTGAAGAACTATGGAATATTTACTCCTATTCTTTTCCCGAAGACGAACAAAGAAGTAAAGAAGACATCCTTCAGCTAATGCATGAAGGAGAATTGCATTTCAAAGGCATTTATGAACACGATACACTCTATGGTTTAATTGCCTATAGACAGCTTGATAATTTTATTTATATCGAGTACTATGCTATGGCAAAAGAATCACGTGGTTTAGGCCTTGGTACTAGATTTCTAAACTTCTTTACTCAGCAATTTAGACACTATTGTATTGTCTTAGAAGTAGAAAAACCTACATCAGAAGTGAGTCAGAAACGTATTAAATTCTACGAGAAATCTGGTTTCAAATTCAACAACAATAATTTTGAACAACCACCTTTAACAGATGATGGTAATGCTGTGCCAATGAATCTTATGTCATGGCCTATCTTAATTGAAGATACAGGATTTGAAATGGTAAAAGATATATTATACAAAAAAGTATATCATTTAGTTTAA
- a CDS encoding MaoC/PaaZ C-terminal domain-containing protein: MKKTQFVWEQRKMIGMITRIFFKTIFPFLESSNKKDIPVLEKTLKQPTDKLIEAYSLWSGTDVSKYSDSVPPHMFSQFALHLGMSLLCMVPYKISKIINQGVNLKVYGKLSRDKTLFAKTEIIDITEDNGRARVKQKLYVGHQKEETIIEVTLFSAFIIGKKKKTTTFDRTEIEMTTVGEWSVLEEAGYEFAQLTGDFNPIHWVDFIAQKTPFKKKILHGLGQLAKTFESVEKEKGPIKEIELKFIKPVVLPNNKVEVSISTNYIEKDINKLVLSDTNGKNLSVGHISFI; the protein is encoded by the coding sequence ATGAAGAAGACACAGTTTGTTTGGGAACAGAGGAAAATGATCGGAATGATTACGAGGATATTTTTCAAAACGATTTTTCCGTTTTTAGAATCTTCTAATAAAAAGGATATTCCAGTTCTTGAAAAAACGCTAAAACAACCAACAGATAAACTTATTGAAGCTTACTCATTATGGTCAGGTACAGACGTATCTAAATATTCAGATAGCGTTCCTCCTCATATGTTTAGTCAATTTGCACTTCACTTAGGAATGTCTTTATTGTGCATGGTGCCTTATAAAATCTCAAAAATCATTAATCAAGGTGTGAATTTAAAGGTGTACGGTAAGCTAAGTAGAGATAAGACACTTTTTGCAAAAACAGAAATTATAGATATAACTGAAGATAATGGTAGAGCAAGAGTAAAGCAGAAATTATATGTGGGTCATCAAAAAGAGGAAACTATTATAGAAGTGACTTTATTCTCTGCTTTTATTATCGGAAAGAAAAAGAAGACCACCACTTTTGATCGTACGGAGATAGAAATGACCACCGTTGGAGAATGGTCAGTTTTAGAAGAAGCAGGATATGAGTTTGCACAGTTAACAGGAGATTTTAATCCAATACACTGGGTAGATTTTATTGCACAGAAAACACCATTTAAGAAAAAAATTCTTCATGGTTTAGGTCAATTAGCAAAAACATTTGAATCAGTGGAAAAAGAAAAAGGCCCGATAAAAGAAATTGAGTTAAAATTTATCAAGCCTGTTGTATTACCAAATAATAAAGTAGAGGTATCAATTTCTACTAATTATATCGAAAAGGACATCAATAAGTTAGTATTGAGCGATACTAATGGTAAAAATTTATCCGTAGGTCATATATCATTTATTTAA
- a CDS encoding rhodanese-like domain-containing protein: MNYKELIQNGATLIDVRSEMEFDEGHIENAINIPVNDIQARIQEVKDINSPIVLCCLSRGRAGVAKALIEAAGVKEVYNAGGWQSLL; the protein is encoded by the coding sequence ATGAACTATAAAGAATTAATACAAAACGGTGCAACATTAATTGATGTACGTTCTGAAATGGAGTTTGATGAAGGACATATTGAAAATGCCATTAATATCCCAGTAAACGATATTCAAGCAAGAATACAAGAGGTAAAGGACATTAATTCACCAATTGTTTTATGCTGTTTGTCTAGAGGTAGAGCAGGTGTTGCAAAAGCATTAATTGAGGCAGCAGGCGTTAAAGAAGTTTATAACGCTGGAGGCTGGCAAAGTTTATTGTAA
- a CDS encoding sugar O-acetyltransferase — MTEKEKMINGLPYNADEPSLVADRKRAKKLMKEYNDSPVDLKKEVLDELFGQEFNAHIEAPFRVDYGYNIKIGHSFYSNFNLTILDVAPVEIGYHVFIAPNVLIATAGHPVDPIERSNGVEFGKPIKIGNRVWIGGNVVILPGVTIGDNVTIGAGSVVTKDIPSNTVAVGNPCKVIKHI, encoded by the coding sequence ATGACTGAAAAAGAAAAAATGATCAATGGTTTACCCTATAATGCGGATGAACCTTCTTTAGTAGCAGATAGAAAAAGAGCGAAAAAATTAATGAAAGAATACAATGATTCTCCTGTAGATCTTAAAAAAGAGGTCTTGGATGAATTATTCGGACAAGAATTTAATGCACATATCGAAGCTCCATTTAGAGTTGATTATGGATATAACATAAAAATTGGCCATAGCTTTTATAGTAATTTCAACCTTACCATCTTGGATGTTGCTCCTGTTGAAATCGGTTATCATGTTTTTATCGCACCTAATGTACTAATTGCGACTGCTGGACATCCCGTTGATCCTATTGAAAGAAGTAATGGTGTTGAATTTGGTAAACCTATCAAAATTGGAAACCGAGTTTGGATTGGAGGAAATGTAGTGATTCTACCTGGGGTGACTATTGGAGACAATGTCACTATCGGAGCAGGAAGTGTCGTCACAAAAGACATTCCTTCTAATACTGTTGCTGTAGGCAACCCTTGCAAAGTGATAAAACATATATAA
- a CDS encoding Dyp-type peroxidase: MTNYQLGIFNEEANVFNVSEFKVTSSDIPSIKKAIKKAIKTEDEGIEVVVSFGKDVLDKISAAHLPEKLNSFKTLEGQNGYSMPSTQADIYFRIVGVDTSAVLDQTLKIQESLTDVAEVVLSENGFVYKDHRDLTGFVDGSANPKEEKKYAAALIPAGEKGEGGSFVFHQKWVHDLQKFNELPVSVQEKIIGRTKVDSIELEGDDMPVDSHVSRTDAKHDGVAMKIWRRSFPFGSAKERGLMFISYTCDPFRVDIQLDRMLGNTEDGHSDQIMNYSTAVTGAYSFAPSTNDLAEILD; the protein is encoded by the coding sequence ATGACAAATTATCAATTAGGCATCTTCAACGAAGAAGCAAACGTATTTAACGTTTCAGAATTCAAGGTTACATCAAGTGATATCCCTTCGATCAAAAAGGCAATTAAAAAAGCGATTAAAACAGAAGACGAAGGGATAGAAGTAGTTGTATCTTTCGGGAAAGATGTATTAGATAAAATATCAGCAGCACATCTACCAGAAAAACTAAATTCATTTAAGACGTTGGAAGGTCAGAATGGATATTCAATGCCATCCACTCAAGCGGATATTTATTTTAGAATTGTAGGTGTTGATACATCTGCAGTGTTAGATCAAACATTAAAGATTCAAGAATCATTAACTGATGTTGCCGAAGTGGTATTATCAGAAAATGGATTTGTATATAAAGACCATAGAGACTTAACAGGTTTTGTGGATGGATCTGCCAATCCTAAAGAAGAAAAGAAATATGCTGCTGCTTTAATTCCAGCAGGTGAAAAAGGAGAAGGTGGATCTTTTGTTTTTCATCAGAAATGGGTGCACGATTTACAGAAGTTTAATGAACTGCCAGTAAGTGTTCAAGAAAAGATTATTGGTAGAACGAAAGTAGATTCTATTGAGTTAGAAGGTGACGATATGCCAGTAGATTCTCACGTATCTAGAACAGATGCGAAGCATGATGGAGTGGCTATGAAGATTTGGAGAAGATCTTTCCCATTTGGATCAGCTAAGGAAAGAGGATTAATGTTTATCTCATACACTTGTGATCCTTTCCGTGTAGACATTCAATTAGATAGAATGTTGGGTAATACAGAAGATGGACACTCAGATCAAATTATGAATTATTCTACTGCTGTTACAGGTGCTTATTCTTTTGCACCATCGACTAACGATCTAGCAGAAATATTGGATTAG
- a CDS encoding lysophospholipid acyltransferase family protein, whose translation MITKIIYGIFIKPITLLPFSILFKISDFLYFVLYRILKYRTSVVRTNLKNSFPEKSHDEIIEIEKEFYVHLCDLIVESFKVYSIKEDEFFQHIEYDDNGLIDKYKDRNLCVIGTHFNNFEFAATSATKAVGREVHALFSKLSNDFFNKRMKESRSQFGTVFIEKNEAKEFFSEKHEKPFAVIFGADQSPTYSKNVIWTDFLNQETACFFGPEKYAKEHNMVVIFTKTIKVKRGYYKLTFDVVTEDPLNEPHGAITERHNRFLEKVIQENPPYWLWTHKRWKRKRNENEEVLPASF comes from the coding sequence ATGATCACCAAGATTATTTACGGCATATTTATTAAACCAATCACATTGTTACCTTTCAGTATCTTATTCAAGATTTCTGATTTCCTTTATTTTGTTTTATACAGGATCTTAAAGTATAGAACAAGTGTGGTGAGAACGAACCTTAAGAACTCATTCCCAGAAAAATCACATGATGAAATCATTGAGATTGAAAAAGAGTTTTATGTGCATTTATGTGATTTGATCGTAGAATCATTTAAGGTATATAGTATCAAGGAAGATGAATTCTTTCAGCATATTGAGTATGATGACAATGGTCTGATCGATAAATATAAGGACAGGAACTTATGTGTTATTGGTACTCACTTCAATAATTTTGAATTTGCTGCAACTTCAGCTACCAAGGCTGTTGGACGAGAAGTCCATGCACTTTTCTCTAAATTATCAAACGATTTCTTCAACAAGCGTATGAAGGAATCTAGAAGTCAATTCGGTACTGTATTTATCGAAAAAAATGAAGCGAAAGAATTCTTTAGCGAAAAACATGAAAAGCCTTTTGCTGTTATTTTTGGAGCTGACCAATCGCCCACTTACAGTAAGAATGTAATATGGACTGATTTCCTGAATCAAGAAACTGCTTGCTTCTTTGGGCCTGAGAAATATGCAAAAGAACACAATATGGTGGTTATTTTCACTAAAACGATTAAAGTGAAAAGAGGCTATTATAAGTTAACTTTCGATGTGGTAACTGAAGATCCATTAAACGAACCTCATGGTGCTATTACTGAACGTCATAATAGATTCTTAGAGAAAGTAATTCAAGAAAATCCTCCCTATTGGTTATGGACACACAAGCGTTGGAAGAGAAAAAGAAATGAAAACGAGGAAGTACTTCCTGCTTCTTTTTAA
- a CDS encoding Txe/YoeB family addiction module toxin, producing MNFKTTATFDKGYKILKKKNRKSDMDKIKELIQDISINGLLCCKGSPEALKNNLSGYYSRRINKKDRLVYYVDGDDIYLYSCFGHY from the coding sequence ATGAACTTTAAAACTACAGCTACTTTTGATAAAGGATATAAAATCCTTAAAAAGAAAAATAGAAAATCGGATATGGATAAGATCAAGGAACTTATCCAAGACATCAGTATTAATGGTCTACTTTGTTGTAAAGGAAGTCCCGAAGCTCTGAAGAATAATTTATCTGGTTATTATTCAAGGAGAATCAATAAAAAAGATCGTCTTGTATATTATGTAGATGGTGATGACATCTATTTGTATAGTTGCTTTGGGCATTATTAA
- a CDS encoding type II toxin-antitoxin system Phd/YefM family antitoxin codes for MLITSITNFRNNAKEWLDKITNNSEELAITTKKGNYIIVEEAEYRSWKETSYILSDKDIVDEIKQSDHDRKEGRSKSFDNVDDLFNHLDEL; via the coding sequence ATGCTTATTACTTCAATAACCAATTTCAGAAATAACGCAAAAGAGTGGTTAGATAAGATAACTAATAACTCTGAAGAACTTGCTATAACCACAAAAAAAGGTAATTACATTATTGTAGAAGAGGCTGAATATAGATCTTGGAAAGAAACATCGTATATTCTCAGTGACAAAGATATTGTTGATGAAATTAAACAGTCTGATCATGATCGTAAAGAAGGCCGTTCAAAGAGTTTTGATAATGTCGATGATCTTTTTAACCACCTAGATGAACTTTAA
- a CDS encoding DNA-3-methyladenine glycosylase family protein, producing the protein MNKEAYKHLSEVDPILSNILHEVELEPIENTHSIFHDLMSCVIEQQIHYRSTKNIFKNLLAKADITLLTLDNFPIFEEQALSQIKLSERKFETIHHTVTFFTEHSIDWLSLDDNEVRNHLKSIKGIGVWTMDMILLYSLERSNILSYDDFHLKNMMQKLYYPEREKVGKKELKLIGEKWAPFKSLAFLTLMQYKKDIKKRGNK; encoded by the coding sequence ATGAATAAAGAAGCATATAAGCACTTATCGGAAGTTGATCCCATATTATCGAATATACTCCATGAGGTCGAATTAGAGCCTATCGAAAATACTCATTCTATATTTCATGATTTAATGAGTTGCGTTATCGAACAACAAATTCATTATAGAAGTACTAAAAATATATTTAAGAACTTACTAGCTAAAGCTGATATTACTCTTCTTACTCTAGATAACTTCCCCATTTTTGAAGAACAGGCTTTAAGCCAAATCAAGTTATCAGAAAGGAAGTTCGAGACAATACATCATACGGTCACCTTCTTTACAGAACATTCAATAGATTGGTTATCACTTGATGATAACGAGGTAAGAAATCATCTAAAATCAATTAAAGGTATTGGTGTTTGGACAATGGACATGATTTTATTGTATTCTCTAGAGCGGTCTAATATCCTTTCTTATGACGATTTCCATCTCAAAAATATGATGCAAAAACTCTATTATCCTGAAAGAGAAAAAGTAGGTAAAAAAGAGTTGAAATTGATAGGTGAAAAATGGGCTCCATTTAAAAGTTTGGCTTTCCTTACTTTAATGCAATACAAAAAAGACATAAAAAAAAGGGGAAACAAATAG
- a CDS encoding glycoside hydrolase family 97 protein, whose protein sequence is MMRLKLSVLLILTILSFSCTPNYLVVTSPDEKLAVEVSTNSDGEAWYQVTWAGEPIIKKSYLGFELKDQPALDKNFKIVGELRTTFNETWQQPWGENKTVKDHHSELRVKLQEKDGLERRLDVVFRVFDDGVGFRYEFPEQKNLNDFVIINEKTQFQLSGNHDTWWIWADYDTYEKLYNHTNVDSASWVATPVTFKTKENYYISLHEAALTDYAGMTLKLDEKQKYTYESVLVPWANGDKVRTSAPSVTPWRTIQVGRQAQDLVNSNLIINLNEPNKIEDTSWIKPMQYLGIWWEFHIGTKEWKEGPRQGATTEAAKKYIDFAANHNIGGVVVEGWNSGWDKWGQKDAFDHITPAKGYDLNEVAKYAKDNGVALIMHNETGGDIPSYEKYMDEAFNLYEDLGINALKTGYAGGIFPRGEHHHGQFMVNHYRRVVEKAAKHKIMLDAHEPIKPTGIRRTWPNMMTREGVRGMEWNGWSDGNPPKHTLILPFTRMLGGPIDYTPGIFDVKYENSPNRVAWNTTAEIMNEARVHTTLVKQMALSIILYSPLQMAADLVENYEKDLAAFKFLETSTADWDESKMLSGQIGEYAITARRAGDEWFIGAATDETGRAVSVSLDFLEPNKLYKATIYTDAQGTTYLNNPKKYEILEKNVTSEEALLIQMNSGGGQAIHFKQLQ, encoded by the coding sequence ATGATGCGTTTAAAGTTATCTGTATTACTCATTTTAACTATCTTATCTTTCTCCTGCACACCAAATTATTTAGTGGTGACCTCGCCGGATGAAAAGTTAGCAGTAGAAGTTTCCACAAACTCTGATGGTGAAGCTTGGTATCAAGTGACCTGGGCAGGGGAACCGATAATAAAAAAGTCTTACCTAGGCTTCGAACTGAAAGATCAGCCTGCATTGGATAAAAACTTTAAGATTGTTGGAGAGTTGAGAACCACTTTCAATGAAACTTGGCAACAACCGTGGGGTGAAAATAAAACAGTGAAAGATCATCATAGTGAACTAAGAGTGAAGCTACAAGAAAAAGACGGCTTGGAAAGACGTTTAGATGTAGTTTTCAGAGTATTTGATGATGGAGTTGGTTTCCGTTATGAGTTCCCAGAACAAAAGAACTTAAATGATTTTGTAATCATCAACGAGAAGACTCAGTTCCAACTTTCAGGAAATCATGATACATGGTGGATTTGGGCTGATTATGATACTTACGAAAAATTATACAATCATACTAATGTTGATTCAGCTTCTTGGGTAGCTACTCCAGTTACTTTCAAGACAAAAGAAAATTACTATATCAGTCTTCATGAGGCAGCATTGACAGATTATGCTGGTATGACATTGAAGCTAGATGAGAAACAAAAATATACGTACGAATCGGTATTAGTTCCTTGGGCAAATGGTGATAAAGTAAGGACATCAGCTCCTTCGGTAACACCTTGGAGAACGATTCAAGTGGGTAGACAAGCACAAGATCTTGTGAATTCAAACTTGATTATCAACCTAAATGAACCGAACAAAATTGAAGATACTTCTTGGATTAAACCTATGCAATACTTAGGTATTTGGTGGGAATTCCATATTGGTACAAAAGAATGGAAAGAAGGTCCAAGACAAGGTGCTACAACAGAAGCAGCAAAGAAATATATTGATTTTGCCGCTAACCATAACATCGGTGGTGTAGTGGTTGAAGGTTGGAACTCAGGTTGGGATAAATGGGGTCAGAAAGATGCTTTTGATCACATTACTCCGGCAAAAGGTTATGACTTAAATGAAGTAGCTAAATACGCTAAAGATAATGGTGTTGCTTTAATTATGCATAACGAAACAGGTGGTGATATCCCATCTTATGAAAAGTATATGGATGAAGCATTTAATCTTTATGAGGATTTAGGTATCAATGCTTTGAAAACAGGTTATGCAGGTGGTATCTTCCCAAGAGGAGAGCATCATCACGGTCAGTTTATGGTAAATCATTACCGTAGAGTTGTTGAGAAAGCAGCAAAACATAAAATTATGTTGGATGCTCACGAACCAATCAAACCAACAGGTATACGTAGAACATGGCCAAACATGATGACACGTGAAGGTGTTAGAGGTATGGAATGGAACGGATGGTCAGATGGTAACCCTCCTAAGCACACATTAATCTTACCTTTCACTAGAATGTTAGGTGGACCAATTGATTATACACCGGGTATTTTTGATGTAAAATACGAGAACTCACCAAATAGAGTAGCTTGGAATACAACAGCAGAAATCATGAACGAAGCTAGAGTACATACTACTTTAGTGAAACAAATGGCATTATCAATTATTCTTTATAGCCCATTACAAATGGCGGCTGATTTAGTAGAGAATTATGAGAAAGACCTAGCTGCTTTCAAATTCTTAGAAACATCAACAGCAGATTGGGATGAAAGTAAAATGCTTTCTGGTCAAATTGGAGAATATGCAATTACAGCAAGAAGAGCAGGAGATGAATGGTTTATTGGTGCTGCTACTGATGAAACAGGTAGAGCGGTAAGCGTAAGTTTAGACTTCTTAGAACCAAATAAATTATACAAAGCCACAATCTACACGGATGCACAAGGTACCACTTACTTGAACAATCCAAAGAAATATGAGATTCTAGAAAAGAATGTTACTTCGGAAGAAGCACTTCTTATTCAGATGAACTCTGGTGGTGGTCAAGCAATACATTTCAAGCAGTTGCAATAA